The Methanococcoides methylutens DNA window AATTACGAGTTAACCGATTTTGAAACAGGTCTTTAAACGACCTGTTCTCATTTTTTTCGTTGCATCACTGCTCATACAGCAGATGTTCTATTTTTGGGCGCAAGAGGTGACAATAGTATGAGACAACCAACTGTTGCAGGCCAGTTCTATCCGTTAAGTCCGAAGACCCTCAAAAAAGAGGTTTCCAGATGTTTTAGTGGCATTGAGGTAACTCCTCGCGATGTTATCGGGGCAGTAGTTCCCCATGCAGGATATGTTTATTCGGGGTCAGTTGCAGCAAATGTTTATGCGACCTTACCTAAAGCTGATACGTACATCTTTTTTGGACCGAATCATACGGGTTATGGCTCTCCTGTGGCGATGTCACAGGATACGTGGAAGACTCCACTTGGGGAGGTCGAAACCGATAAGGATATTGGCAAGCTTCTTGCAGGTACCATTATCGATATGGATGAGATCGCCCACAGGTATGAGCATTCCATAGAAGTGCAGATACCTTTCCTTCAGCACAGGTTCGGGAATGATTTCAAGATCCTTCCTATATGTATGGGTTTACAGGATGAGGAAACTGCTGTGGAAGTCGGTCAGGAAGTTGCACGTGCAGCCAAAGAGTCTGGGAAGAAAGTAGTTTTCATCGCATCAAGTGATATGTCGCATTATGTCCCTGTAGAGCATGCTGAACGTGTAGACCATTACCTGATAGAAGCCATTCTGGATATGGATGTACCTGAACTCTATCGCAGAAGATCTGAGGAGAACATCTCGGCCTGTGGATATGGTCCGATCTCAGCGATGTTGAGCGCTGCAAAGGAATACGGTGCAAAGAGCGTCAAATTAATCAAATACGCCACAAGCGGAGAGGTTTCAGGCGATCCTAATGTTGTAGGATATGCTGGCATAATTGTGGAATGAAATTCTGTACAAAGGGGCTTTTAAGATGATCACATGTTCCGCACCGGGGAAAGTCTATCTTTTCGGTGAACATGCCGTAGTTTACGGTGAACCCGCTATTTGCTGTGCAGTGGATATACGCACACGTGTAAGTGTTGCCCCTGCAGATTCCATTACTATTAGTTCCAGCCTCGGTACTACAGATATTGACTTTAAAACCCATCCTTATGTTTCAGCGGTTGTAGAGCGTTTCCAGGATATATCATCTCTTGAAGGTGTAAGCATCAGCATCGAGTCCGAGATACCCGTTGGTTCCGGACTTGGATCGTCTGCTGCTGTTACTATAGCAACAATAAAAGCATTGGATGCTTTGCTTGGCACTGGTCTTGAGCTTGATGATATTGCACGGATGGGGCATGAGGTCGAGCAGAGGATACAGGGTGCTGCAAGTCAGACGGATACATATGTATGTACCATGGGTGGAGTTGTCATGATCCCCCAACGCAAAGGGCTTGATCTTCTTGATTGTGCTATTGTTATTGGTAACACCAATATCTTCTCTTCGACAAAGGAGCTTGTAGCAAACGTTGCAGAGCTTAATGATAAATTCCCTGATGTTATAGGCCCCGTTCTGTCATCCATTGGAATGATGTCAGCTACAGGTGAGGTGCTTGTGAATGCAAAGGATTATGTTTCCGTCGGCAAGCTTATGAATATTAATCAAGGGCTTCTGGATGCAATTGGCGTAGGCTGTTCTGAATTAAGTTCATTTACATATGCTGCCCGTAACAGTGGTGCATATGGTGCAAAGATTACCGGTGCAGGAGGCGGTGGTTGTATGGTGGCGATCGCTCCACATGAATGTGTGAGTGAGGTAGCTGCTGCCATTGCTTCTGCAGGCGGGGAAGTGGTTGTGACAAAAGCAACAGATATTGGTGTAAGGGTGGAATCCCAGTGAGTTCAACAAACGATATCACAATATTGAAAATTGGCGGGAGCGTCATCACCGACAAGAATTCGGAGGATGGTCTTGCCTGGGAAGAGGAGATAGTCCGCATTGCGCGTGAGATCTCAGGATTTGAAGGGAAACTTATCATTGTTCATGGTGCCGGTTCATTTGGTCATCCTCAGGCGAAGAGGTATGCTCTTACCGAAAGGTTCCATGCAGAAGGTGCGGTTGTCACCCACAAGGCTGTGAAATCTTTGAACAGGATCGTCGTGGACATTCTGGATGAAGAAGGTGTCAATGCGATCGCAGTGCATCCAATGGGTTGTACTGTTGCAAAGGATGGCAGGATCTCAGAGATGTATCTGGGCAGCATCCTTTTGATGCTTGAAAAGGGTCTTGTACCTGTATTGCATGGTGATGTTGTAATGGATACTGAAAAAGGCGTATCTATCGTATCAGGTGATCAGGTAATACCTTATCTTGCAACGACACTTGGTGCTTCCCGCATTGGTGTTGGAAGTGCTGCAAATGGTGTCCTTGACGATAAAGGCAACACTATTCCTGTGATCACTTCTGATAATTTTGAAGATATGAGGAGATATATCGGTGGTTCGGCAGGTACGGATGTGACCGGTGGCATGCTTGGGAAAGTGCTTGAGATGCTGGAGCTTGGAAAAACATCAAGTATAACTTCATATATATTCAATGCAACAGTTGCAGGTAATGTTTCGAGTTTTCTTAATGGCGAGAATATCGGAACTGCAATTAAAGATTCATAATATACGTTTACAGGTTTGATAAATTTGAGTACATCCAGGAGAAAGATAGAACATCTTGAGCATTGTGCGCAGCGTCCGGTAGAGTCAAAGGATGTCACATCAGGATTCGATGATGTGATGCTTGTACACAGAGCACTGCCTCAGATCAATATGGATGAGATCGATCTTTCCACTGAATTTCTTGGAAGGGAGCTTAAGGCACCCTTTTTGATAGCATCCATTACCGGAGGTCACCCGGATACCAAGCCGGTAAATGCAGCACTTGCAGAAGCTGCTGAAGAAATGGGCGTTGGTATTGGTGTAGGCAGTCAGAGGGCTGCCATAGAGGATTCTGAACAGGAAGATTCGTTCAGTATTGTGCGTGATGTGGCTCCGAATGCATTTGTCTATGGGAATATCGGGGCAGCCCAGCTAAGGGAATACGATATAGAATCCATTGAAAGGCTTGTGGAAATGCTGGATGCAGATGCAATGGCAGTTCATCTTAACTTCCTTCAGGAGGCTATACAGCCTGAAGGCGACAGGGATGCTACCGGGGTACTTGAAGCTATAGAAGAAGTATGCTCATTGAAGGTCCCGATCGTTGCAAAGGAAACAGGCGCTGGGATCTCAAAAGAAGATGCGCAAATGCTTAAAAATGCAGGGGTCAGTGCAATAGATGTCGGCGGAGTTGGCGGGACGAGTTGGTCCGGTGTGGAAGTCTATCGGGCAAGGGAAAGCGGTGATAAGATTTTCGAGGATCTGGGCAATCTGTACTGGGATTTTGGTATCCCGACGGTTTCCAGTGTTGTTGAATGCAGAAGTTCCCTTCCTGTGATAGCCACAGGTGGTGTCCGAACAGGCCTTGATATTGCAAAATCTCTCTCTCTTGGTGCATATGCTGCCAGTGCAGCACTTCCTTTTGTAGCACCTGCACTGATCGGAAAGGATGCAGTGGTGGAAAGTTTGTCAGCCATGCTTAATGAACTGAGGGTTGCAATGTTCCTTTGCGGATGCGGAACTGTCAGTGAGCTTCGTACTGAGTCTAAGGCAGTAGTCACAGGCTGGACAAAGGAATACATTACGCAGCGTGGTTTTGACATAAACAAGCTCTAAATGAGATCGTATCTGGAAAAGATCGATCAATATTAAAAAATTCACATTCATTTTTTGGTCAAGGGACCAAAGGAATAATTTGTATTGAAAGTAACCGAAATTTATTGGAGGAAAATATGACAGATATTGGAATAATAGCAGTTGGCGGATATAATGAAATGGGCCGCAACATGACTGCTATAAGGGTTGACGAAGACATCATTATCGTAGATATGGGTCTTAGATTAGATAGGGTCCAGATCCATGAGGATGTGGAAATTGATAAGATGCATTCTCTTGAACTGATAGAGATGGGTGCTATACCTGATGATACTATTATGAAGCAGGTTAATGGCAACGTCGCTGCTATCGTTTGTACACACGGGCACCTTGATCACATTGGTGCGATCTCAAAGCTTGCACACAGGTACACTGCACCGATCATCGGTACTCCGTACACCGTAGCTCTTGTTAAGCAGCAGATCGAATCAGAACGCAAGTTCGGTGTAAAGAACCGGATCATCCCTGTTGAAGCAGGTGGTATCTACCAGGTCAATGATGAGGTATCTATTGAGCTGATACGTGTCCAGCACAGTATAATTGATGCTGTGTTCGTAGCAGTCCACACACCAGCAGGTGCTG harbors:
- a CDS encoding MEMO1 family protein, with translation MRQPTVAGQFYPLSPKTLKKEVSRCFSGIEVTPRDVIGAVVPHAGYVYSGSVAANVYATLPKADTYIFFGPNHTGYGSPVAMSQDTWKTPLGEVETDKDIGKLLAGTIIDMDEIAHRYEHSIEVQIPFLQHRFGNDFKILPICMGLQDEETAVEVGQEVARAAKESGKKVVFIASSDMSHYVPVEHAERVDHYLIEAILDMDVPELYRRRSEENISACGYGPISAMLSAAKEYGAKSVKLIKYATSGEVSGDPNVVGYAGIIVE
- a CDS encoding mevalonate kinase, yielding MITCSAPGKVYLFGEHAVVYGEPAICCAVDIRTRVSVAPADSITISSSLGTTDIDFKTHPYVSAVVERFQDISSLEGVSISIESEIPVGSGLGSSAAVTIATIKALDALLGTGLELDDIARMGHEVEQRIQGAASQTDTYVCTMGGVVMIPQRKGLDLLDCAIVIGNTNIFSSTKELVANVAELNDKFPDVIGPVLSSIGMMSATGEVLVNAKDYVSVGKLMNINQGLLDAIGVGCSELSSFTYAARNSGAYGAKITGAGGGGCMVAIAPHECVSEVAAAIASAGGEVVVTKATDIGVRVESQ
- a CDS encoding isopentenyl phosphate kinase, producing the protein MSSTNDITILKIGGSVITDKNSEDGLAWEEEIVRIAREISGFEGKLIIVHGAGSFGHPQAKRYALTERFHAEGAVVTHKAVKSLNRIVVDILDEEGVNAIAVHPMGCTVAKDGRISEMYLGSILLMLEKGLVPVLHGDVVMDTEKGVSIVSGDQVIPYLATTLGASRIGVGSAANGVLDDKGNTIPVITSDNFEDMRRYIGGSAGTDVTGGMLGKVLEMLELGKTSSITSYIFNATVAGNVSSFLNGENIGTAIKDS
- the fni gene encoding type 2 isopentenyl-diphosphate Delta-isomerase, whose protein sequence is MINLSTSRRKIEHLEHCAQRPVESKDVTSGFDDVMLVHRALPQINMDEIDLSTEFLGRELKAPFLIASITGGHPDTKPVNAALAEAAEEMGVGIGVGSQRAAIEDSEQEDSFSIVRDVAPNAFVYGNIGAAQLREYDIESIERLVEMLDADAMAVHLNFLQEAIQPEGDRDATGVLEAIEEVCSLKVPIVAKETGAGISKEDAQMLKNAGVSAIDVGGVGGTSWSGVEVYRARESGDKIFEDLGNLYWDFGIPTVSSVVECRSSLPVIATGGVRTGLDIAKSLSLGAYAASAALPFVAPALIGKDAVVESLSAMLNELRVAMFLCGCGTVSELRTESKAVVTGWTKEYITQRGFDINKL